In Fibrobacter sp. UWB2, the following are encoded in one genomic region:
- a CDS encoding type Z 30S ribosomal protein S14, translated as MASRRMIEKCKRTPKYTVRGYNRCKRCGRPHAFMRRFGLCRICFREMALAGEIPGITKSSW; from the coding sequence ATGGCAAGCAGAAGAATGATTGAAAAATGCAAGCGTACTCCGAAGTATACCGTTCGTGGGTACAACCGTTGCAAGCGTTGCGGTAGGCCGCACGCCTTTATGCGCCGCTTTGGCCTTTGCCGTATTTGCTTCCGCGAAATGGCACTCGCCGGCGAAATCCCCGGTATCACAAAGTCGTCTTGGTAA
- the rplQ gene encoding 50S ribosomal protein L17, translated as MRHGVKNKKLGVNAQHKRAILRALTTSILEKGMETDQNKRYVRTTLHKAKLVRGAVERMITYAKKGDLSARREAARFVMDPKVLQDLFNTIGPRYANRNGGYTRVLKLGPNRAGDAAEMALIGLVEDEIVAKAKKAAEPAKADAAVDMVEGEGKSAN; from the coding sequence ATGAGACACGGTGTAAAAAACAAGAAACTGGGTGTTAACGCCCAACACAAGCGTGCCATCCTCCGCGCCCTCACGACTTCTATTCTCGAGAAGGGCATGGAAACGGATCAGAACAAGCGCTATGTGCGTACCACTCTCCACAAGGCAAAGCTTGTCCGTGGTGCTGTTGAACGCATGATTACCTACGCAAAGAAGGGTGACCTTTCTGCACGTCGTGAAGCTGCTCGCTTCGTGATGGACCCGAAGGTTCTCCAGGATTTGTTCAACACGATCGGTCCGCGTTATGCTAACCGCAACGGCGGTTACACTCGCGTGCTGAAGCTCGGCCCGAACCGCGCCGGCGACGCTGCTGAAATGGCTCTTATCGGTCTCGTCGAAGACGAAATCGTTGCTAAGGCTAAGAAGGCTGCTGAACCTGCTAAGGCTGACGCTGCTGTTGACATGGTCGAAGGCGAAGGCAAGTCCGCTAACTAA
- the rpmD gene encoding 50S ribosomal protein L30, whose amino-acid sequence MKKVRITLIKGIVRRLPVHRANVAALGLRKIGQTVEHNLTPSIQGMINAVKDMVKVEEI is encoded by the coding sequence ATGAAGAAAGTTCGTATTACTTTGATCAAGGGTATCGTCCGTCGCCTTCCGGTGCACCGCGCTAACGTGGCTGCACTCGGCCTCCGCAAGATCGGACAAACTGTTGAACACAATCTGACTCCGTCCATCCAGGGCATGATCAATGCCGTGAAGGACATGGTCAAGGTCGAGGAGATCTAA
- the infA gene encoding translation initiation factor IF-1 yields MAKEEGIQVEGVVLEALPNAFFRVQLGNGHEILAHVSGKMRRHFIRILPDDKVLVEISPYDLNRGRITYRYK; encoded by the coding sequence GTGGCTAAAGAAGAAGGTATACAAGTAGAAGGCGTTGTGTTGGAAGCTCTGCCCAACGCTTTCTTCCGTGTTCAACTCGGAAATGGTCACGAGATCCTCGCGCATGTTTCAGGAAAAATGCGCCGGCATTTCATTAGAATCTTGCCGGACGACAAAGTGTTGGTCGAGATTTCCCCGTACGATTTAAATCGCGGGCGAATTACTTACCGTTACAAGTAA
- the rplF gene encoding 50S ribosomal protein L6: MSRIGKAIITIPAGVKVNVNGQNIKVEGPKGKLETNVHELISIKLDGDKLSFTRPNDEKFTRAMHGTTRALVNNMVEGVTKGFQKTLEIVGVGYRVEQKGKDLNLVLGFSHPVIFKAPEGVELKAVDPLKITISGIDKQKVGQAAAEIRKYRKPEPYKGKGIKYAGEIVRRKQGKKTGK, translated from the coding sequence ATGTCCCGTATCGGTAAAGCTATTATCACTATCCCGGCTGGCGTTAAGGTTAACGTCAACGGTCAGAACATCAAGGTCGAAGGCCCGAAGGGCAAGCTCGAAACGAACGTTCACGAACTCATCTCCATCAAGCTCGATGGCGACAAGCTCTCCTTCACCCGCCCGAATGATGAAAAGTTCACCCGCGCTATGCACGGCACCACTCGCGCTCTCGTCAATAACATGGTCGAAGGCGTGACCAAGGGTTTCCAGAAGACTCTCGAAATCGTTGGCGTTGGCTACCGCGTCGAACAGAAGGGCAAGGACCTCAACTTGGTTCTCGGCTTCTCTCATCCGGTGATCTTCAAGGCTCCGGAAGGCGTTGAACTGAAGGCTGTTGATCCGCTGAAGATTACGATCTCCGGCATCGACAAGCAGAAGGTTGGCCAGGCTGCCGCAGAAATTCGCAAGTACCGTAAGCCTGAACCGTATAAGGGCAAGGGCATCAAGTACGCTGGCGAAATTGTGCGTCGCAAGCAAGGTAAGAAGACAGGTAAATAA
- the rplN gene encoding 50S ribosomal protein L14, with translation MIQEETRLVVADNSGAKEVACIRVLGGTNRRYASIGDVIKVAVKDAIPQSKVKKGSVADAVVVRTAKEIARPDGTFIRFSDNAVVLINKDGEPRGTRIFGPVARELRDKKYMKIISLAPEVL, from the coding sequence ATGATTCAAGAAGAAACCAGACTCGTCGTGGCCGATAACAGTGGTGCCAAGGAAGTCGCCTGCATCCGTGTTTTGGGTGGCACAAACCGTCGCTATGCTAGCATCGGTGATGTCATCAAGGTAGCCGTTAAGGACGCTATCCCCCAGAGCAAGGTGAAGAAGGGTTCCGTGGCCGACGCCGTCGTCGTCCGCACAGCTAAAGAAATCGCACGTCCGGACGGAACGTTCATTCGTTTCTCCGACAACGCAGTGGTTCTCATCAACAAGGATGGCGAACCGCGTGGAACCCGTATTTTTGGACCGGTGGCTCGTGAGCTCCGCGACAAGAAATACATGAAGATCATCTCCCTCGCACCTGAGGTTCTCTAA
- the rpsH gene encoding 30S ribosomal protein S8: protein MAMTDTIADMLTRIRNASTAKLPVVDIPASNLKRDIARVLQEKGFIKKFVVVDDGKQGILKVLLRYTKGESAIQGLQRVSTPGLRHYVDVAKLPRVRNGLGYAIISTSKGVMTDHEARELKVGGEVIAKVW, encoded by the coding sequence ATGGCAATGACAGATACTATCGCCGATATGCTCACCCGTATCCGCAATGCCTCTACGGCAAAGCTCCCCGTGGTGGACATTCCTGCCAGCAATCTGAAGCGTGATATTGCACGTGTGTTGCAGGAAAAAGGTTTCATTAAGAAGTTCGTCGTCGTCGATGACGGTAAGCAGGGCATCCTCAAGGTCCTCCTCCGTTACACGAAGGGCGAATCCGCTATCCAGGGCCTCCAGCGCGTTTCTACGCCGGGTCTCCGTCACTACGTTGACGTGGCCAAGCTTCCGCGCGTTCGCAACGGCCTCGGCTATGCTATCATCTCCACATCTAAAGGTGTCATGACTGACCACGAAGCCCGCGAACTCAAGGTGGGTGGCGAAGTCATCGCAAAGGTATGGTAA
- the rpsK gene encoding 30S ribosomal protein S11, whose translation MKETAAAAAEAPAAAEEVKIKKGKKRIDIQGIACVFASFNNTIVSITDARGNVVAWGSPGNSGFKGSRKSTPFAAQLAAETAAHKAFDLGMRKVDVRVKGAGGGRESAVRALKNAGLEVLSIRDVTGIPHNGCRPKKKRRI comes from the coding sequence ATCAAGGAAACTGCTGCTGCCGCTGCTGAAGCTCCGGCTGCTGCTGAAGAAGTCAAGATCAAGAAGGGCAAGAAGCGCATTGACATCCAGGGTATCGCCTGCGTGTTCGCTTCCTTCAACAATACAATCGTTTCTATCACCGACGCTCGTGGCAACGTTGTCGCTTGGGGTTCTCCGGGTAACTCCGGTTTCAAGGGCTCCCGCAAGAGCACTCCGTTTGCAGCCCAGCTCGCCGCTGAAACCGCTGCCCACAAGGCATTCGATCTCGGCATGCGCAAGGTGGACGTTCGCGTTAAGGGTGCTGGTGGTGGCCGTGAATCTGCCGTCCGCGCTCTCAAGAATGCGGGCCTCGAAGTTCTCTCTATTCGAGACGTGACGGGCATTCCGCACAATGGTTGCCGTCCTAAAAAGAAGAGAAGAATTTAA
- the rplX gene encoding 50S ribosomal protein L24 — protein sequence MANIKKNDNVKVISGVDKGKTGQVISVKDGKVTVSGVNVRKRHEKPSQTNQTGGIVEKELPIDISNVMLLEGNTPVRTRIVREKGKKGVRTSVKTGKAV from the coding sequence ATGGCTAACATCAAGAAGAATGATAACGTCAAGGTGATTTCCGGTGTTGACAAGGGCAAGACCGGTCAAGTCATCAGCGTCAAGGATGGCAAGGTGACCGTTTCGGGCGTCAACGTCCGCAAGCGTCACGAAAAGCCGTCTCAGACCAATCAGACTGGTGGCATCGTTGAAAAGGAATTGCCGATTGACATTTCCAACGTGATGCTTCTCGAAGGCAACACTCCCGTTCGTACCCGCATCGTTCGCGAAAAGGGTAAGAAGGGCGTTCGTACCAGTGTTAAAACTGGAAAGGCTGTGTAA
- a CDS encoding polysaccharide biosynthesis/export family protein, which produces MRSFIVYLLLACVCAFASESMFGNSGTKSLVLGEGTSTRGAASLTPMYAEMAVDSNYVLGPGDFLDLMLEDKYLSIQVYPDGNVAVEECGAVHVGGKTFGEAQKMILDLVSKRYKREFCFVQLAALKKFRVNAMGAVGLVGQHIVDPQTRLSQFIRAIGNPLANANTEDVQVIRGKDTIHVNYTTMTTNGEFENDVMLEQGDKIFVPFVPMGDNVTLLFPGYRTSVAYRPERTLADYFDLAGANRMHNFGYKSVCVREPDKDPRWITLAEMKTTTVEPNTEIEFFVKELFVYVGGALNFIGRYNYNPTWHAIDYIASSGVNTVTGNWNQVKVWRGKKPEATSINVASDPILPGDFIELPKSHYESFKDFTIFMASLLSVISTVFIIYTTNK; this is translated from the coding sequence ATGCGATCTTTTATTGTCTATCTTCTTTTGGCGTGTGTGTGTGCCTTTGCATCGGAATCGATGTTTGGCAATTCTGGGACCAAGAGCCTTGTCCTTGGCGAAGGGACGTCTACGCGTGGTGCCGCATCGCTTACGCCGATGTATGCAGAAATGGCCGTGGATTCCAATTACGTGCTCGGTCCGGGCGACTTTCTGGACTTGATGCTTGAAGATAAGTACCTCTCTATTCAGGTGTATCCGGACGGGAATGTGGCTGTCGAGGAATGCGGTGCCGTGCATGTGGGCGGCAAGACATTTGGCGAAGCGCAGAAGATGATTCTCGACCTCGTTTCCAAGCGCTACAAGCGCGAGTTCTGCTTTGTGCAGCTTGCGGCCTTGAAGAAGTTCCGCGTGAATGCGATGGGTGCCGTAGGCCTTGTGGGCCAGCATATTGTCGATCCGCAGACGAGACTTAGCCAGTTTATCCGTGCGATCGGAAATCCGCTTGCTAATGCGAATACGGAAGATGTCCAGGTGATTCGCGGCAAGGACACGATTCATGTGAATTATACCACGATGACGACGAATGGCGAATTCGAAAATGATGTGATGCTTGAACAGGGCGACAAGATTTTTGTGCCGTTCGTGCCGATGGGCGATAACGTTACGTTGTTGTTCCCCGGATACAGGACGAGCGTTGCTTACCGTCCGGAAAGGACACTTGCCGATTACTTTGACCTTGCCGGTGCAAACAGGATGCACAACTTTGGTTACAAGTCGGTGTGCGTGCGTGAACCGGACAAGGATCCGCGCTGGATTACGCTTGCCGAAATGAAGACGACGACGGTCGAGCCGAATACTGAAATCGAGTTCTTTGTGAAGGAGCTGTTCGTGTATGTTGGCGGGGCGTTGAACTTTATCGGCCGCTACAACTACAATCCGACTTGGCATGCAATCGACTACATCGCTTCGAGCGGTGTAAATACGGTAACGGGTAACTGGAACCAGGTCAAGGTCTGGCGCGGCAAAAAGCCGGAGGCGACCTCCATCAACGTGGCCTCTGATCCGATTTTGCCGGGCGACTTTATTGAACTCCCGAAGAGCCATTATGAATCGTTCAAGGACTTTACCATTTTCATGGCGTCCCTCCTGAGCGTGATTTCGACCGTGTTCATCATTTATACCACCAACAAGTAG
- the rplE gene encoding 50S ribosomal protein L5 translates to MNQMKQFYLEKVVPALQQKFAYKNVMQIPRLEKIVLNMGVGAASQNRKILDEAADTLTAITGQKAIVTNAKKAVANFHLREGIGIGAKVTLHGDNMWDFLYRFINIDLPRVRDFRGLARRGFDGMGNFTLGIKEQTIFVEIDIDKISRTFGMDISFVTSAKTDDEGRALLEELGLPFRK, encoded by the coding sequence ATGAACCAGATGAAGCAATTCTATCTCGAAAAGGTCGTTCCGGCCTTGCAGCAAAAGTTTGCCTACAAGAACGTGATGCAGATTCCGCGTCTCGAAAAGATCGTGCTCAACATGGGCGTGGGCGCCGCTTCCCAGAACCGCAAGATTCTTGACGAAGCTGCTGACACTCTCACTGCTATCACCGGTCAGAAGGCTATTGTCACTAACGCTAAGAAGGCTGTCGCTAACTTCCACCTCCGTGAAGGTATCGGCATCGGTGCTAAGGTCACACTTCATGGCGACAACATGTGGGACTTCCTCTATCGTTTCATCAACATCGACCTTCCGCGTGTCCGTGACTTCCGTGGTCTCGCACGCCGTGGCTTTGATGGCATGGGTAACTTCACCCTCGGCATCAAGGAACAGACGATCTTTGTTGAAATCGACATTGACAAGATTTCCCGTACCTTCGGTATGGACATTTCTTTCGTCACTTCCGCTAAGACGGACGACGAAGGCCGTGCCCTCCTCGAAGAACTTGGACTCCCCTTCAGGAAGTAA
- the rplO gene encoding 50S ribosomal protein L15, giving the protein MELNTLNPGKAAKGKSRKRIGRGPGSGWGTTAGRGQKGAGARKSAKAGRVAFEGGQMPIHRRIPKRGFKHAGVEFQIVNLKRLAGVSVTDFDAKVLFDQGFIKNAELPVKVLAFGSIDKAINVKVNAISEKAKAAIEAAGGKVEII; this is encoded by the coding sequence ATGGAACTCAATACTCTCAATCCTGGCAAGGCTGCCAAGGGCAAGAGCCGCAAGCGCATTGGTCGTGGTCCGGGCTCTGGCTGGGGCACGACTGCCGGTCGTGGTCAGAAGGGTGCTGGTGCTCGTAAGAGCGCTAAGGCCGGTCGCGTCGCTTTCGAAGGCGGCCAGATGCCGATTCACCGTCGTATCCCGAAGCGCGGCTTCAAGCACGCTGGTGTTGAATTCCAGATCGTGAACCTGAAGCGCCTCGCTGGTGTCAGCGTTACTGATTTCGATGCCAAGGTCCTCTTCGACCAGGGCTTCATCAAGAACGCCGAACTGCCGGTCAAGGTCCTCGCTTTTGGTTCTATCGACAAGGCTATCAACGTAAAGGTTAACGCTATCAGCGAAAAGGCAAAGGCTGCCATTGAAGCTGCTGGCGGCAAAGTTGAGATCATCTAA
- the rplP gene encoding 50S ribosomal protein L16, whose protein sequence is MLSPKRTLHRKQMKGRMKGVASRGNYIAFGEFGIQALEKCWLTARQIEAARIAMTRKIKRGGRVWIRVFPDKPITRHPAEARMGKGKGAVEFWAAVILPGRILFEMGGVERELAMEALHVAIQKLPLKCKIIEESEI, encoded by the coding sequence ATGCTGAGTCCGAAAAGAACATTGCATCGTAAGCAAATGAAAGGGCGCATGAAGGGCGTCGCCTCTCGTGGCAACTATATCGCCTTTGGCGAATTCGGTATCCAGGCTCTTGAAAAGTGCTGGCTCACCGCTCGCCAGATCGAAGCTGCTCGTATCGCCATGACTCGTAAGATCAAGCGTGGTGGTCGCGTGTGGATTCGCGTCTTCCCCGATAAGCCGATTACCCGTCACCCTGCAGAAGCCCGTATGGGTAAGGGTAAGGGCGCAGTCGAATTCTGGGCAGCCGTAATCCTCCCGGGTCGCATCCTTTTTGAAATGGGTGGTGTTGAACGTGAACTTGCCATGGAAGCTCTCCATGTCGCAATTCAGAAGCTCCCCCTTAAGTGCAAAATCATCGAAGAATCGGAGATCTAA
- the rpmC gene encoding 50S ribosomal protein L29: MKARELKELGVDQLKEKLAQLNLDLFNYRMTAKLGNLEKPSVIQAARKDIARIKTILSEKAKA, translated from the coding sequence ATGAAAGCACGTGAATTGAAAGAACTGGGCGTTGACCAGCTCAAGGAAAAACTGGCTCAGTTGAATCTCGATTTGTTCAATTACCGCATGACTGCGAAGCTCGGTAATTTGGAAAAACCCTCTGTGATTCAAGCTGCCCGCAAGGACATCGCCAGAATCAAGACCATCCTCAGCGAAAAGGCCAAGGCATAA
- a CDS encoding DNA-directed RNA polymerase subunit alpha: MMWKSLQMPRSFQKVETGEDGRYAKFVVEALERGWGITLGNALRRVLLSSLQGAAIVSVKIEGVDKEFSTIPGVKEDVTDIILNLKSIRVKLLSDHDETLHLDMSGDGEVTAKDFMDNPNVTILTPDVHIATLNGNASLSMDVKISCGRGYVVADELKDKDAPIGVIAMDANFNPVQKVAMHISDTRVGQKTDYNRLELEITTDGSIDPEDALAYAAKLLVDHLEIFINFEGDLESPEELEMDEERQRIANLLRMRVDDLELSVRSSNCLRMANIHTIGELVRNKENDMLKYKNFGRKSLVELNEVLTSMGLSFGMDVDDYLKD, encoded by the coding sequence ATGATGTGGAAATCACTTCAGATGCCGCGCAGCTTCCAGAAAGTGGAAACCGGCGAAGATGGCCGCTACGCCAAGTTTGTCGTAGAAGCCTTGGAACGTGGCTGGGGTATCACCCTCGGTAACGCTCTCCGTCGCGTGCTCCTCTCCTCTCTGCAGGGTGCGGCTATTGTCTCCGTGAAAATCGAAGGCGTTGACAAGGAATTTTCGACGATTCCGGGTGTTAAGGAAGATGTCACTGACATTATCCTCAACCTCAAGAGCATCCGTGTAAAGCTCCTGTCTGATCATGATGAAACCCTTCACCTGGACATGTCCGGTGATGGCGAAGTCACGGCCAAGGACTTTATGGACAATCCAAATGTCACTATCCTGACTCCGGATGTTCACATTGCGACATTGAACGGCAACGCTTCTCTGTCGATGGACGTGAAGATCTCCTGCGGTCGTGGTTATGTTGTTGCCGACGAACTTAAGGACAAGGACGCTCCGATTGGCGTTATCGCCATGGATGCGAACTTCAACCCGGTTCAGAAAGTCGCAATGCACATCAGCGATACCCGCGTTGGTCAGAAGACGGACTACAACCGTCTGGAACTTGAAATTACAACAGACGGTTCCATTGACCCGGAAGACGCTCTTGCATACGCTGCAAAGCTTCTTGTGGATCACTTGGAAATCTTCATCAACTTCGAAGGCGATCTCGAATCTCCTGAAGAACTCGAAATGGATGAAGAACGTCAGCGTATCGCTAACCTCCTCCGTATGCGCGTGGACGATCTGGAACTTTCCGTTCGCTCCAGCAACTGCCTCCGTATGGCAAACATCCATACCATTGGCGAGCTTGTTCGCAACAAGGAAAACGATATGCTCAAATACAAGAACTTCGGTAGGAAGTCCTTGGTTGAACTTAACGAGGTGTTGACGTCGATGGGCCTTTCTTTTGGCATGGACGTCGATGATTACTTGAAGGATTAA
- the rplR gene encoding 50S ribosomal protein L18: MTAIAKKRIQSRIARHERVRKSVVGTAECPRLAVRRSLSHMIAQIFDDENNKSVAQVTTASKEFQGKFGEMTKTEQAKQLGLQIAELAKSKGIESVVFDRGGYIYHGRVQALAEGAREGGLKF, encoded by the coding sequence ATGACTGCAATTGCTAAAAAAAGAATCCAGTCCAGAATCGCACGCCACGAACGCGTACGCAAGTCTGTTGTCGGAACTGCAGAATGCCCTCGTTTGGCTGTTCGCCGTTCCTTGTCTCACATGATTGCCCAGATCTTTGATGACGAAAACAACAAGTCTGTCGCTCAGGTCACCACAGCTTCCAAGGAATTCCAGGGTAAGTTTGGTGAAATGACGAAGACCGAACAGGCTAAGCAGCTCGGTCTCCAGATTGCTGAACTCGCCAAGTCCAAGGGCATTGAATCCGTGGTCTTCGACCGCGGCGGTTACATCTATCACGGTCGCGTTCAGGCTCTCGCTGAGGGAGCTCGTGAAGGCGGACTCAAATTCTAG
- the secY gene encoding preprotein translocase subunit SecY, which produces MEAVTKAIGAFVNAFKIADLRKKILFTLGLLIVYRIGAHISIPGVNAAVLAEYFKNSNNLFGLYDSFTGGAFAKATVFALGIMPYISASIILQLMGSVIPAIQMLQKEGQEGRAKLNQYTRYFTVVLSALQGWGISMWLSNLKVTTAAGTGISVLSDNFSSGLGNVGFRLLATLTFTVGTIFLMYLGEQITSHGVGNGISLIIFAGIVGGLPRAIMAEGEMFVEGIQPLAIEFFILALVVVIVGFIVFVEQATRRIPLQSPRRTVGNKVLGGQASYLPFKVNTANVIPVIFASCIMFIPAMVASWFPNVSAMQAFASAFIPGHISYSVVDALLIIFFTYFYTAIQYNPNDIAENLKRSGGFIPGVRPGKQTAEYIDHVLTRISLPGSLYLALISVVPLHLKDALNMSFYIGGTSVLIVVGVALDTLRQLEAQLHTKNYEGFLKRGRIRGRMAS; this is translated from the coding sequence ATGGAAGCAGTTACGAAAGCCATCGGTGCGTTCGTCAATGCGTTCAAAATCGCAGACCTGCGTAAAAAGATTCTTTTTACGCTTGGTCTTTTGATTGTTTATCGTATTGGCGCTCACATCTCCATCCCCGGAGTAAATGCTGCGGTTCTCGCAGAATACTTCAAAAATTCGAATAACCTGTTTGGCCTGTACGATTCGTTTACCGGCGGTGCATTCGCTAAGGCGACTGTATTTGCCCTCGGTATCATGCCGTACATCAGCGCAAGCATCATCCTCCAGTTGATGGGCTCGGTCATTCCGGCCATCCAGATGCTCCAGAAGGAGGGTCAGGAAGGTCGCGCTAAGCTGAATCAGTATACCCGATACTTCACGGTGGTCCTTTCCGCCTTGCAGGGATGGGGCATTTCTATGTGGCTTTCGAACCTCAAGGTGACGACGGCCGCCGGTACGGGAATCTCGGTCCTTTCCGACAATTTCTCGTCTGGTCTCGGCAACGTAGGCTTTCGTCTCCTTGCTACGTTAACCTTCACCGTAGGTACCATCTTCTTGATGTACCTTGGCGAGCAGATTACCTCGCACGGTGTGGGTAACGGTATTTCTCTTATCATTTTCGCCGGTATCGTCGGTGGCCTTCCGCGGGCCATTATGGCTGAAGGGGAAATGTTTGTTGAAGGCATCCAGCCGCTTGCGATCGAGTTTTTCATCTTGGCGCTCGTGGTTGTCATTGTCGGCTTCATCGTTTTCGTTGAGCAGGCGACCCGTCGCATTCCACTCCAAAGTCCTCGCAGGACCGTCGGAAACAAGGTCTTGGGTGGTCAGGCTAGCTATTTGCCTTTCAAGGTGAACACCGCTAACGTGATTCCCGTGATCTTCGCATCTTGCATCATGTTCATTCCGGCCATGGTTGCATCTTGGTTCCCGAACGTATCTGCGATGCAGGCTTTTGCTTCTGCATTTATTCCGGGACACATCTCCTACAGCGTAGTAGATGCCCTCCTCATCATATTCTTCACCTACTTCTACACGGCAATCCAGTACAACCCGAACGACATTGCCGAAAACCTCAAGAGAAGTGGTGGGTTTATTCCGGGAGTCCGTCCGGGTAAGCAGACAGCAGAATACATTGACCACGTTTTGACCAGAATTTCATTGCCTGGGTCTCTTTACCTCGCTTTAATCAGCGTCGTTCCCCTGCATTTGAAAGACGCTCTCAATATGAGTTTCTATATTGGGGGTACCTCGGTCTTGATCGTGGTAGGTGTTGCTCTGGATACTCTTCGTCAGCTCGAAGCCCAGTTGCATACCAAGAATTATGAAGGTTTCTTGAAACGTGGCCGCATTCGCGGCAGGATGGCATCCTAG
- the rpmJ gene encoding 50S ribosomal protein L36, with the protein MKIKASIKPRCENCKIIRRKGVLRIICSKNPRHKQKQG; encoded by the coding sequence ATGAAAATCAAAGCCTCCATTAAACCCAGATGTGAAAACTGCAAGATCATCCGTCGTAAGGGTGTATTGCGCATCATCTGTTCGAAGAACCCCCGTCACAAGCAGAAGCAGGGATAA
- the rpsQ gene encoding 30S ribosomal protein S17, translated as MERNLRKVKQGIVSSDKMDKTITVVVENRKRHPMYNKIMTTTSKLKAHDEKNEAEEGDLVEIMETRPLSATKRWRLVRIVEKKK; from the coding sequence ATGGAAAGAAACCTTCGTAAAGTCAAGCAGGGTATCGTCTCCTCCGACAAGATGGACAAGACGATTACGGTTGTGGTCGAAAACCGCAAGCGTCACCCGATGTACAACAAGATCATGACTACGACCAGCAAGCTCAAGGCTCACGATGAAAAGAATGAAGCCGAAGAAGGCGACTTGGTCGAAATCATGGAAACTCGTCCCCTCTCTGCAACGAAGCGCTGGCGCCTCGTCCGCATTGTGGAAAAGAAGAAGTAA
- the rpsM gene encoding 30S ribosomal protein S13 codes for MARIAGVDLPKNKTVEYGLTAIYGVGLFTANKVCAQLGIDKNKKCDDLTEEEQGKIRHLLEDEYSVEGQLRAEVTLNIKRLQDIGCYRGIRHRKGLPVRGQRSRTNARTRKGPKKTVANKKK; via the coding sequence ATGGCACGTATCGCTGGTGTCGATTTACCGAAAAACAAGACTGTTGAATACGGTCTGACGGCAATCTATGGTGTCGGTCTGTTCACCGCTAACAAGGTCTGTGCTCAGTTGGGCATTGACAAGAACAAGAAGTGTGACGACCTGACTGAAGAAGAACAAGGTAAGATTCGTCATCTTTTGGAAGATGAATACTCTGTGGAAGGTCAGCTCCGCGCAGAAGTTACCTTGAACATCAAGCGTTTGCAGGACATTGGCTGCTATCGCGGCATCCGCCACCGCAAGGGCCTCCCGGTCCGCGGTCAGCGTTCCCGCACCAACGCCCGCACACGTAAGGGCCCCAAGAAGACTGTGGCTAACAAGAAGAAGTAA
- the rpsE gene encoding 30S ribosomal protein S5 has protein sequence MEREAQVSEFEDKVVHINRCAKTVKGGRRMSFSALVVVGNKNGKVGVGLGKAKEVSEAIRKGTEAAQRNIVEVQLLDGTIPHDIEVKSGSTRILLMPAAPGTGVIAGAAARAVLELAGVRNILTKIHGSSNPSTVVSACLEGLLSQKNKQDCAKLRGFEA, from the coding sequence TTGGAACGCGAAGCTCAAGTTTCTGAATTTGAAGACAAGGTTGTACACATCAACCGTTGCGCTAAGACCGTCAAGGGCGGCCGTCGCATGTCCTTCTCCGCTCTCGTTGTCGTCGGCAACAAGAACGGCAAGGTCGGTGTCGGTCTCGGCAAGGCTAAGGAAGTTTCCGAAGCTATCCGTAAGGGTACCGAAGCTGCCCAGAGAAACATCGTGGAAGTTCAGCTCCTCGATGGCACCATCCCGCACGACATCGAAGTGAAGAGCGGTTCTACCCGCATCCTCCTCATGCCGGCTGCTCCGGGTACTGGTGTTATCGCCGGTGCTGCTGCCCGTGCAGTTCTCGAACTCGCCGGTGTCCGCAACATCCTCACGAAGATTCACGGTTCCTCCAACCCGAGCACTGTCGTCAGCGCTTGCTTGGAAGGCCTGCTTTCTCAGAAGAACAAACAGGACTGCGCCAAGTTGCGTGGTTTTGAAGCCTAA